GCAAGACAACCTGCAACGCCAGCATCAGGCCCTGGTGCGCCTGCATGATCGCCGCTGGCTGAGCCTGCAGGCCGCTAGCCGTGAGGTCGGCAGCTTTGATGGCGAGATCGGCGTGGATGGCGAATACAGCCCGGACAGCGGCTTCGACAGCGCTCCCAACCCCGAAGCCCGGCGCCTGGGCCTGCATGCGCTTGGCGACTATCAACTGACCTCGAGCCTGAATATCGGCGCCAGCCTGAGCTACCTCAATGGGCGCGACAAACTCGAGCATCGCGGCAAACTGGACAGCGACACTTGGCAGGCAGCCGCCTATGCATTGCTCAATGATGGCGGGCCAAGCTGGTTGGCCGGCGACCTGAGCGTCGGCCACACGCGCTTCGATTCCAAGCGCAACCTGGTCATCCAGGCCAATGGCGGGCCGATCCTGCTCAATCAGCAATTGACCGGCGAGGCCGATGCCCTGGCGTTGGGCGCACGGGTCTTGGGCGGCTATGACTTTGACTTCGGCGCCCTCAAGAGCGGGCCTTTCGCCGGTCTGGACTACAGCCACTACCGCATCGACAAGTTCCACGAAAAGCAGAACCTGCGCACAGCCCTGGAGTATGAAGAACAGTCTTTCGATTCCCTGGAAGCCAGCCTCGGCTGGCGCGTGCGTGGCGCGGTTGCCCTGCCCTATGGCCTGAGCCTGATGCCGTATGGCGACATCGCCTGGGTCAAGGAACTGGCCGACGGCCGCCTGGACGACCTGCAACTGACGGCACGCGCCGATGGCCAGGCGCGCACCGCTCGGCTCGGCTCACCGGACAAGAGCTTTGGCCGCGCGCAAGTCGGCAGCCAATTGGCGATCACCCCACAGCTGGGTGTATACGCCGAGGTCAATGGCCGCCTGGGGCATGCCGAAGGCAGCCAAACCGGCTATTCACTGGGCGTGCAATGGATGTTCTGATCAGGGCTTCTTGAACACGTAGAACAGGTTCGGCTCGCTGACCAAATACAAGGTACCGTCGTCGTCCATGGCGATTCCTTCGGCCTGGGGCACGCGCTTGCTCAGGCCATGGCGCCCCTTAAGCAATGACAAACTGCTTAAGGGGCGACCGTCGATATCCAGCTCCAATACCAGGAACGACTCATCCGACAGCGCCAGCAGATGGCCGCTGCGTTCGTCGTATTGCAGGCTCGACAGGTCGCGTACAAACAGCCCTGCATCGCGCTTGGGGTTGTTGATCACATGTACCGAGTAGGTTTTTTCCGGTTTGAAATGCGGGAAGCCGTGGACCTCGTAGATCAGCATCGGGTCGCGCTCCTTGGCCACGAACAGGCGCTTGCCCACTGAGTCGTAGGCCAACCCTTCGAAACCCTTGTTGCCACCGATGTGCACGCCCAAGGTCATTTGCTCTGCATCGGCAGCGTCGAGGAATTGGGTGTCATCGTCCACATGCACCTTGATCAAGCGCTGCTGGCGCTCATCGCTGATGACGTAAATGTTGTCACTGATAAACTCCACAGCCTCTGCATCGCCAAACCCCACCAGTGGAATGCGTCGCAGGATCTTGCCCTCCAGGGACAG
This genomic stretch from Pseudomonas synxantha BG33R harbors:
- a CDS encoding SdiA-regulated domain-containing protein, encoding MRRLARPKPAVFILLLLALVAAGVVAQQFRLFERAWFNWQVWRQPADERAIGLADYRVTLEGQVIEGLDDDVSALTYDPVRKSLFTVTNKNAELVELSLEGKILRRIPLVGFGDAEAVEFISDNIYVISDERQQRLIKVHVDDDTQFLDAADAEQMTLGVHIGGNKGFEGLAYDSVGKRLFVAKERDPMLIYEVHGFPHFKPEKTYSVHVINNPKRDAGLFVRDLSSLQYDERSGHLLALSDESFLVLELDIDGRPLSSLSLLKGRHGLSKRVPQAEGIAMDDDGTLYLVSEPNLFYVFKKP